A window from Ovis canadensis isolate MfBH-ARS-UI-01 breed Bighorn chromosome 4, ARS-UI_OviCan_v2, whole genome shotgun sequence encodes these proteins:
- the NXPH1 gene encoding neurexophilin-1: MQAACWYVLLLLQPTVYLVTCANLTNGGKSDLLKSGGSKSTLKHIWTESSKDLSISRLLSQTFRGKENDTDLDLRYDTPEPYSEQDLWDWLRNSTDLQEPRPRAKRRPIVKTGKFKKMFGWGDFHSNIKTVKLNLLITGKIVDHGNGTFSVYFRHNSTGQGNVSVSLVPPTKIVEFDLAQQTVIDAKDSKSFNCRIEYEKVDKATKNTLCNYDPSKTCYQEQTQSHVSWLCSKPFKVICIYISFYSTDYKLVQKVCPDYNYHSDTPYFPSG, translated from the coding sequence GTCACATGTGCCAATTTAACAAACGGTGGGAAGTCAGATCTTCTAAAATCAGGAGGCAGCAAATCCACACTAAAGCACATATGGACAGAAAGCAGCAAAGACTTGTCTATCAGCCGACTCCTGTCACAGACTTTTCGTGGCAAAGAGAATGATACAGATTTAGACCTGCGATATGACACCCCAGAACCTTATTCTGAGCAAGACCTCTGGGACTGGTTGAGGAACTCCACAGACCTTCAAGAGCCCCGGCCCAGGGCCAAGCGAAGGCCCATTGTTAAGACGGGCAAGTTTAAGAAAATGTTTGGATGGGGTGATTTTCATTCCAACATCAAAACAGTGAAGCTAAACCTATTGATAACTGGGAAAATTGTTGATCATGGCAATGGGACGTTTAGCGTTTATTTCAGGCACAATTCCACTGGTCAAGGGAATGTATCTGTCAGCTTGGTACCCCCTACGAAAATAGTGGAATTCGACTTGGCACAACAAACCGTGATTGATGCCAAAGATTCCAAGTCCTTTAACTGCCGCATTGAGTACGAAAAGGTTGACAAGGCGACCAAGAACACACTCTGCAACTATGACCCTTCAAAAACCTGTTACCAGGAGCAGACGCAAAGTCACGTGTCCTGGCTCTGCTCCAAGCCCTTTAAGGTGATCTGtatttacatttccttttatAGTACAGATTATAAACTAGTACAGAAAGTGTGCCCCGACTACAACTACCACAGTGACACACCTTACTTCCCCTCCGGATGA